A section of the Clostridium omnivorum genome encodes:
- a CDS encoding DNA topology modulation protein: MINLGKRIMVIGSPGSGKSTFSRVLAEKTGIPLIHLDKEFWNSGWVETSREQWIKKQEALLNADSWIIDGNYGGTLDMRLEKADTIICFKLSRVVCLYSYFKRVITNINKVRPDMPEGCPEKFDFEFMKYIWDFPKNSGQKNINKLKEIKNKQIIIFRRRSEANRYLKDVN; encoded by the coding sequence ATGATTAATTTAGGAAAAAGAATAATGGTTATTGGCTCCCCAGGCAGCGGAAAAAGTACCTTTTCAAGAGTGCTTGCAGAAAAAACAGGTATACCACTTATTCATCTAGACAAGGAATTTTGGAATAGCGGCTGGGTAGAAACCTCAAGAGAACAATGGATAAAGAAGCAGGAAGCACTATTGAATGCAGATAGCTGGATAATTGATGGGAACTATGGTGGTACTTTAGACATGAGGCTTGAAAAAGCTGATACAATAATTTGTTTTAAGCTAAGCAGAGTAGTTTGTCTGTATAGCTATTTTAAGAGAGTTATTACTAATATAAATAAGGTAAGACCAGACATGCCAGAAGGGTGTCCTGAAAAGTTTGATTTTGAGTTTATGAAGTATATATGGGATTTTCCTAAGAACTCAGGTCAGAAGAATATTAATAAGCTAAAAGAAATTAAAAATAAGCAAATAATAATATTTAGAAGAAGAAGTGAAGCTAATAGATATCTTAAGGACGTGAACTAA
- a CDS encoding non-canonical purine NTP pyrophosphatase has product MKLLYGTANPAKLKHMREMLQGLDIEIIGLKDVDIKVDSIDENGNNPLENAKIKAIAYYKAAKMPVFSCDTGLYIEGLYEKRQPGVHVRRVNGKTLNDEQMIEYYTSIASQLGGTAVAKYKNAICLVMDENSVYEYDGEDISSEKFLITTKVHKMRDKGFPLDSISIDIKTKKYFIDLKANSQDKDERNMAYSFKQFFKKSIY; this is encoded by the coding sequence ATGAAGTTATTATACGGAACAGCAAATCCTGCAAAGCTAAAGCATATGAGAGAGATGCTTCAGGGATTAGATATAGAGATTATTGGATTAAAGGACGTTGATATAAAAGTTGATTCAATTGACGAGAATGGAAACAATCCTTTAGAAAATGCAAAGATTAAGGCCATAGCTTATTATAAAGCTGCCAAAATGCCTGTGTTTTCTTGCGATACAGGGTTGTATATTGAAGGACTGTATGAAAAAAGGCAGCCAGGTGTTCACGTTAGAAGGGTTAATGGAAAAACATTAAATGATGAGCAAATGATAGAGTATTATACAAGTATTGCTTCGCAATTAGGTGGTACTGCAGTAGCTAAATATAAAAATGCTATATGCCTTGTTATGGATGAAAATAGTGTTTATGAATATGATGGAGAGGATATTTCTTCTGAGAAGTTCCTTATAACTACTAAGGTACATAAGATGAGGGATAAAGGTTTTCCGCTAGATTCTATTTCTATAGACATAAAAACTAAGAAGTACTTTATTGATTTAAAAGCTAATAGCCAGGATAAAGATGAGAGAAATATGGCATACAGCTTTAAACAATTTTTTAAGAAATCAATTTATTAG
- a CDS encoding HAD family hydrolase, with protein MKKIDLIIFDMDGLMFDTERISFYSWKQAAIKYDYEISDEILRETLGTNLEKTKSIYVKYFGEKIPIQAIAEDRFAIAENFIDVNGVPVKEGLYDLLDFLGKLRIKKAVATSTSRKRAYKLMKMANIHTHFDYIICGDEIEKSKPNPDIFLKVAQKLDCNPANCLVLEDSEVGVQAAYRAGMLPVMIPDLKEPSEEIKKLYYKRLGSLCEVKNLLESINSGA; from the coding sequence TTGAAAAAGATAGATTTAATAATCTTTGATATGGATGGGTTAATGTTTGATACTGAAAGAATATCCTTTTACTCATGGAAGCAGGCTGCAATTAAGTATGACTATGAAATAAGTGATGAAATATTGAGGGAGACCTTAGGAACAAATTTAGAAAAAACAAAAAGCATATATGTAAAATATTTTGGAGAGAAAATACCAATTCAGGCTATTGCTGAAGATAGATTTGCTATAGCTGAGAATTTTATAGATGTAAATGGGGTGCCAGTAAAAGAAGGTTTGTATGACCTTTTAGATTTTCTGGGAAAACTAAGGATAAAGAAGGCTGTAGCCACATCCACTAGTAGAAAAAGAGCGTATAAGCTTATGAAAATGGCTAATATACACACTCATTTTGATTATATTATTTGTGGCGATGAAATAGAGAAATCAAAACCAAACCCGGATATATTTTTAAAGGTTGCGCAAAAGCTAGACTGTAATCCAGCTAACTGCCTAGTACTTGAGGATTCGGAAGTTGGGGTACAAGCAGCGTATAGGGCTGGAATGCTTCCAGTTATGATACCTGATTTAAAAGAGCCTAGTGAAGAAATAAAGAAGCTGTATTATAAAAGGCTTGGGAGTCTATGTGAAGTTAAAAATCTTTTAGAAAGTATAAATAGTGGTGCTTAA
- a CDS encoding class I SAM-dependent DNA methyltransferase has product MSFDSDAKNWDTDLRINRARVIADEIGKYIDSDKQYSAMEFGCGTGLISFNLHDKFKNITLIDSSQGMIEILNSKISNYKINNMIPYHLDITNSEASNLNFDVIYNSMVLHHIPDTNEIIKDFYKLLNKEGYLFIVDLDEDDGSFHSNYSEYDGHNGFNQEHLKSILSSAGFKDIESSTFYYGEKRIEEKVVNYSLFLMRARKY; this is encoded by the coding sequence ATGAGTTTTGATAGCGATGCTAAGAATTGGGATACTGATTTAAGAATAAATAGAGCAAGAGTAATTGCAGATGAAATAGGGAAGTATATTGACTCCGATAAGCAATATTCGGCAATGGAATTTGGATGCGGCACTGGACTAATAAGCTTCAATCTTCATGACAAATTTAAAAATATAACTCTAATTGATTCCTCTCAAGGGATGATAGAAATACTTAACTCTAAAATAAGTAATTATAAGATAAATAATATGATACCTTACCATTTAGATATAACCAATAGTGAAGCTTCAAATTTAAATTTTGATGTAATCTATAATTCTATGGTATTACACCATATTCCTGATACCAATGAAATAATAAAGGATTTTTATAAGCTTCTAAATAAGGAAGGTTATTTATTTATAGTAGATTTAGATGAAGATGATGGAAGCTTTCACAGTAATTATTCCGAATATGATGGACATAATGGTTTTAACCAGGAACATTTAAAAAGTATTTTAAGTAGTGCTGGATTTAAAGATATAGAGTCTAGTACCTTCTATTACGGTGAAAAGAGAATAGAGGAAAAAGTAGTGAATTATTCATTATTTCTCATGAGAGCAAGAAAATACTAG
- a CDS encoding NUDIX hydrolase produces the protein MNWIDSIKNYKPCNEQENKDKEIILHCIDIFDDVLTRKSEIAHVTSSAFVVNKNRDKVLMVHHNIYNSWSWTGGHADGEEDLLAVAIREVKEETGVSRVEPLFSDIFSLEILTVVGHEKSGKYVAPHLHLSIAYLVEADEDEKLKIKKDENSGVRWIPMDEVNQYSNEAHMQKVYSKLIGKVKELNFN, from the coding sequence ATGAACTGGATAGATTCAATAAAAAATTATAAGCCTTGCAATGAACAAGAGAATAAAGACAAAGAAATTATACTGCATTGCATAGATATTTTTGATGATGTATTAACTAGAAAAAGTGAGATTGCACATGTAACTAGTTCTGCATTTGTAGTAAATAAGAATAGAGATAAGGTACTTATGGTACACCACAATATATATAATTCCTGGTCTTGGACAGGTGGCCATGCTGATGGAGAGGAAGATCTTTTAGCTGTTGCTATTAGGGAAGTAAAGGAGGAAACAGGTGTTAGCAGGGTAGAGCCTTTGTTTTCTGATATATTCTCATTAGAAATATTAACTGTTGTAGGCCATGAAAAGTCAGGTAAATATGTGGCACCTCATTTACACTTATCCATTGCCTATTTGGTAGAAGCTGATGAAGACGAGAAATTAAAGATTAAAAAAGATGAAAACAGCGGAGTTAGATGGATTCCGATGGATGAAGTAAACCAATATAGTAATGAGGCACATATGCAGAAGGTATATAGTAAATTGATAGGAAAGGTTAAAGAATTAAATTTCAATTAA
- a CDS encoding 4Fe-4S double cluster binding domain-containing protein: MEDLSSLLKKELTKKGASIIGFADLSDIPLDKRNEMPYGISIAVALNPHIILGIKNGPTQEYYGEYNKVNEHLDNLVKYAGKILNDYGYKAILKTTTEVVVESNSYSTILPHKTVATRAGMGWIGKCALLVTKEYGSAIRLSSVLTDAPLKVGTPINESQCGSCCACKLACPGNAPLGENWNVNKHRESFFNAYNCRKAAREKAAKVGINSTICGKCIEACPWTRKYLDRHK, translated from the coding sequence ATGGAAGATTTAAGTTCTCTATTGAAAAAGGAATTAACTAAAAAAGGAGCTTCAATAATTGGATTTGCTGATTTAAGTGATATTCCATTAGATAAGAGAAATGAAATGCCCTATGGAATATCCATAGCTGTTGCATTAAATCCGCATATAATTCTTGGCATAAAAAATGGTCCTACACAAGAATATTATGGGGAATATAATAAAGTTAATGAGCATTTAGATAATTTGGTTAAATATGCAGGAAAAATCTTAAATGATTACGGATATAAGGCAATTTTAAAAACTACAACAGAAGTAGTTGTTGAATCCAATTCATACAGTACTATTTTACCCCATAAGACAGTAGCTACAAGAGCTGGTATGGGATGGATTGGAAAGTGTGCTCTGCTTGTTACTAAAGAGTATGGCTCTGCAATAAGATTATCATCTGTTTTGACAGATGCCCCTTTAAAAGTAGGAACTCCAATAAATGAATCACAATGTGGCAGCTGCTGTGCTTGTAAGCTGGCATGCCCTGGAAATGCACCATTAGGGGAAAACTGGAACGTAAATAAGCATAGAGAGTCTTTCTTTAATGCTTACAACTGCCGCAAAGCAGCAAGGGAAAAGGCTGCAAAAGTAGGAATAAATTCTACAATATGCGGAAAATGCATTGAAGCATGTCCTTGGACTAGAAAGTATTTAGATAGACATAAATAG
- a CDS encoding lactate utilization protein, translating to MVDLRIKENFKEKNIEVSFFKNLSEAKLQILKLININDTVGIGHSGTLQAMDITNELILRGNIVFDKELAKDKEECKVIKKKALLTDWYITGSNAISFDGKIVNVDHSGNRVAAINFGPDKVIIVVGQNKITNNLEEAISRVKNIACPKNAKRAGFNPPCVTLNKCVDCKSKERVCNCLSIIEGQVGKDRIKLFIIDDDLGF from the coding sequence ATGGTTGATTTAAGAATAAAGGAGAATTTTAAAGAGAAGAATATAGAAGTTTCTTTCTTTAAAAATTTATCAGAAGCAAAGTTACAGATATTAAAATTGATAAATATAAATGATACTGTGGGGATTGGGCATTCAGGAACTCTTCAGGCAATGGACATAACTAATGAACTCATACTGAGAGGAAATATTGTCTTTGATAAGGAACTTGCAAAGGATAAAGAAGAATGTAAGGTAATAAAGAAAAAAGCACTTTTAACAGATTGGTATATTACAGGCTCTAATGCAATTTCGTTTGACGGAAAGATTGTTAATGTGGATCATAGCGGCAATAGGGTTGCTGCAATAAACTTTGGCCCAGATAAAGTTATAATTGTAGTGGGCCAAAATAAAATAACAAATAATCTAGAAGAAGCAATTAGCAGAGTTAAAAATATTGCATGCCCTAAAAATGCAAAGAGGGCTGGGTTTAACCCGCCTTGTGTTACATTGAATAAATGTGTAGACTGTAAGTCAAAAGAAAGAGTATGTAATTGCTTATCAATAATAGAAGGACAGGTTGGTAAAGATAGGATTAAGCTTTTTATTATAGATGATGACTTAGGATTTTAG